From Mus musculus strain C57BL/6J chromosome 8, GRCm38.p6 C57BL/6J, a single genomic window includes:
- the Ier2 gene encoding immediate early response gene 2 protein, translated as MEVQKEAQRIMTLSVWKMYHSRMQRGGLRLHRSLQLSLVMRSAREVYLSAKVEAHQPEFPPSRRALDPRLHPPREAEVAVEVASPEAVQPPEPMDTQEEVLRVQETPALCDPPPARVSRKRRSSSDLSDGSDAGLVPSKKARLEEVEGEATSEVPDRLQLPPAQSEGAFPNLARVLQRRFSSLLNCGPAVPPPTPPTCEAKPACRPADNMLNVLVRAVVAF; from the coding sequence ATGGAAGTACAGAAAGAAGCGCAGCGCATCATGACTCTGTCGGTATGGAAGATGTACCACTCTCGCATGCAGCGAGGTGGCTTGCGACTCCACCGGAGTCTGCAGCTGTCCCTCGTTATGCGCAGCGCTCGAGAGGTCTACCTCTCAGCCAAGGTAGAAGCCCACCAGCCCGAGTTCCCGCCATCCCGCAGGGCTCTTGACCCTCGCCTGCACCCGCCGCGGGAAGCCGAAGTTGCAGTGGAAGTAGCGTCCCCCGAAGCCGTGCAGCCTCCGGAGCCCATGGATACGCAAGAGGAAGTGCTGCGAGTCCAGGAGACCCCTGCGCTCTGTGACCCGCCCCCCGCTAGAGTCAGCCGCAAGCGCCGGAGCAGCAGCGATTTGAGCGACGGTAGTGATGCCGGACTGGTACCAAGCAAGAAGGCCCGTCTAGAAGAGGTGGAGGGGGAGGCGACGTCGGAGGTTCCCGATCGCCTGCAGCTTCCTCCGGCACAAAGCGAAGGTGCCTTCCCTAACCTCGCCCGCGTCCTCCAAAGGCGCTTCTCCAGTCTCCTGAACTGTGGACCCGCCGTGCCCCCGCCGACGCCCCCCACGTGCGAGGCCAAGCCAGCCTGCCGCCCGGCCGACAATATGCTCAACGTGCTGGTGCGAGCTGTGGTGGCCTTCTGA